A single window of Chitinophagales bacterium DNA harbors:
- a CDS encoding DNA methyltransferase yields MQTIQKFIQYVSRLDGDEKGEAQVFCDRLFQAFGHEGYKEAGASLEFRVKGKKSTRFADLLWGDRVIIEMKKRGSKLDSHRSQVFDYWWKLRPNQPQYCILCNFDEFWIYDFSKQDEPLDKIKLVNLEKRHSALNFLFPIPKEPIFENNLVEVTRDAADKVAKVFFALVERGEDRQRSQRFILQCVFAMFAEDYELLPEGFFTNLLNECLNNGESSYDLIGGLFQQMANPKAARGGRYKDIAYFNGGLFTNPDPIELNKKELYDLLQASKAYWGKVHPAIFGTIFQSSMDEGKRHIFGAHFTDELDIYKIVHPTIIQPWRTRINKADSLTELLQLRKEITEYQVLDPACGSGNFLYIAYRELKRLEMDILNKIHLEYPKSAKKVGIMSLVSPKQFHGIDLNPFAVELAKVTLMLAKEIAIKETRNWIDTQQTELALELEKALPLDNLDNNIICADALFTKWHEADVIIGNPPYQSKNKMQEEFGGEYLNKLWNAYPEISGHADFCVYWFYKAHKVMKEGAYAGLVGTNTIRQNYSREGGLDYIVNNNGTIFNAVSSQSWSGDAAVSVSIVCWNKGEYEDKKLLYIEGEKGKMNGIELEYINSSLSVKTDVTKAKVLKVNKNPKSVFQGQTHGHNGFLLSSNKAIELLSKEKKASEVMKPFLNGNEFVSNFQSQPKRFVIDFTQKDQFEAASYKIPYTVVSQRVLPDRKKKAEAQALKNKTLLEKNPKAKTNKHHINFYNKWWQISYGRKDMLQSITDFKRYIVCSRISLRPIFDFVSTTINPNDALMVFAFEDDFTFGIIQSKLHWEWWKAKCSTLEGRYRYTTNTVWDTFPFPQNPTLSQIKKVAKAAKTLREKRTAIMQKYQYSLRDLYRIVEQDGSNPIKTLHQQLDNAVMEAYGFDKRKDVLSQLLELNFNVADKELKGEQVQAPGLPDWVENKAEFVSEDCVKFLG; encoded by the coding sequence ATGCAGACCATTCAAAAATTCATCCAATATGTGAGCCGTTTGGACGGTGACGAAAAAGGAGAAGCACAGGTATTTTGTGATAGACTATTTCAAGCCTTTGGACACGAAGGATACAAAGAAGCAGGGGCAAGTCTTGAATTTAGAGTAAAAGGTAAGAAAAGTACCCGATTTGCAGATTTACTTTGGGGTGATAGGGTGATTATCGAAATGAAAAAAAGAGGTTCAAAATTGGATAGCCACCGTTCACAGGTGTTTGATTATTGGTGGAAATTGCGCCCCAATCAACCCCAATATTGTATCCTATGCAATTTTGATGAATTTTGGATTTATGACTTTAGCAAGCAAGACGAACCACTGGATAAAATCAAATTGGTCAATCTTGAAAAAAGACATTCTGCTCTAAACTTTCTTTTTCCTATTCCCAAAGAACCCATCTTTGAAAACAATCTGGTGGAAGTTACCAGAGATGCAGCCGACAAAGTGGCAAAGGTATTTTTTGCTTTGGTAGAACGTGGAGAAGATAGGCAGCGTTCACAGCGTTTTATATTGCAGTGTGTGTTCGCCATGTTTGCAGAGGATTATGAACTATTGCCAGAGGGCTTTTTTACCAACCTCCTCAATGAATGTTTAAACAATGGGGAAAGCTCTTATGACCTAATTGGTGGTCTGTTTCAACAAATGGCAAACCCCAAAGCTGCCAGAGGAGGTAGATACAAAGATATTGCTTACTTCAATGGTGGATTGTTCACCAATCCAGACCCAATCGAACTCAATAAAAAGGAACTATACGACCTACTGCAAGCAAGCAAAGCCTATTGGGGAAAGGTGCATCCTGCCATCTTTGGAACAATCTTTCAAAGTAGCATGGATGAAGGCAAAAGACACATCTTTGGCGCACACTTTACAGATGAATTAGACATTTACAAAATTGTTCACCCTACCATTATCCAACCGTGGAGAACCCGAATCAACAAAGCCGATTCGCTCACTGAATTGCTTCAATTGCGTAAAGAAATTACAGAATACCAAGTATTAGACCCTGCTTGTGGAAGTGGAAATTTCTTGTATATCGCTTATAGAGAATTGAAGCGTTTGGAAATGGACATCCTCAACAAAATTCACCTTGAATACCCCAAAAGTGCAAAAAAGGTAGGGATAATGAGTTTGGTCAGTCCAAAACAATTTCATGGTATTGACCTCAATCCTTTTGCCGTAGAATTGGCAAAGGTTACGCTGATGCTTGCCAAAGAAATTGCCATCAAAGAAACCCGAAACTGGATAGATACCCAACAAACTGAATTGGCTTTGGAGTTGGAAAAAGCTCTACCTTTGGACAATCTGGACAACAATATTATTTGTGCTGATGCTTTGTTTACCAAATGGCATGAAGCAGATGTAATTATAGGAAATCCACCGTATCAATCCAAAAACAAAATGCAAGAAGAATTTGGAGGCGAATATTTGAACAAACTTTGGAACGCTTATCCCGAAATTTCTGGTCATGCTGATTTTTGTGTCTATTGGTTTTACAAAGCACATAAAGTAATGAAAGAAGGTGCTTATGCAGGATTGGTAGGTACAAATACCATTCGTCAAAATTACAGTCGAGAAGGTGGTTTAGATTACATTGTAAACAACAATGGTACAATCTTCAATGCTGTTTCTTCACAAAGTTGGTCTGGTGATGCAGCAGTTAGCGTCTCTATTGTATGTTGGAATAAAGGAGAATATGAGGATAAGAAACTACTTTACATTGAAGGTGAAAAAGGCAAAATGAATGGTATAGAATTGGAGTACATCAATAGCAGCCTTAGTGTAAAAACAGATGTAACTAAAGCCAAAGTATTGAAGGTGAATAAAAATCCTAAAAGTGTATTTCAAGGTCAAACACATGGACACAATGGCTTTCTTTTATCCTCCAATAAAGCAATAGAGCTATTGAGCAAGGAAAAGAAAGCGAGTGAAGTAATGAAGCCTTTTTTAAATGGAAATGAGTTTGTTTCTAATTTCCAATCTCAACCTAAAAGATTTGTAATTGATTTCACACAAAAAGACCAGTTTGAGGCTGCATCTTACAAAATTCCTTATACAGTCGTAAGCCAAAGAGTTTTACCAGATAGGAAGAAAAAAGCAGAAGCACAAGCACTAAAAAATAAAACTCTATTAGAGAAGAATCCTAAAGCCAAGACCAATAAACACCACATTAATTTTTACAATAAATGGTGGCAAATATCCTATGGACGAAAGGATATGCTTCAATCTATTACAGATTTTAAAAGGTATATAGTTTGTTCAAGAATTTCATTAAGACCAATATTTGACTTTGTTTCAACAACAATAAATCCCAATGATGCTTTAATGGTGTTTGCCTTTGAAGATGATTTTACATTTGGTATCATTCAATCAAAATTACATTGGGAATGGTGGAAAGCTAAATGTTCAACGTTAGAAGGTCGTTATCGTTATACTACAAATACAGTATGGGATACCTTTCCTTTTCCTCAAAATCCTACCTTATCCCAAATCAAAAAAGTGGCAAAAGCTGCCAAAACATTGAGGGAAAAACGTACTGCCATTATGCAGAAATACCAATACAGTTTAAGGGATTTATACCGTATTGTCGAACAAGATGGAAGCAACCCTATCAAAACCCTGCATCAACAATTAGACAATGCAGTAATGGAGGCGTATGGTTTTGACAAAAGAAAAGATGTGCTTTCCCAATTGCTTGAACTCAATTTCAACGTTGCAGATAAGGAACTAAAAGGGGAACAGGTGCAAGCTCCTGGTCTGCCAGATTGGGTAGAAAACAAAGCGGAATTTGTGAGTGAGGATTGTGTAAAATTTTTGGGGTAG
- a CDS encoding DUF6371 domain-containing protein, translated as MYSTQHRFSLDPSSKKFLCPSCEKKRFVRYRDNEEKDYLPDYVGRCDREQSCGYHYTPKQLLNDNPDFLKGIVEDWRKPNIPKPRILPKPKPPIINYIPPPLMQGTFKRYEENHFVRYLESLFEKQVTQQLIERFNIGTARRWRGATVFWQVDINGNVRQAKTMLYNPDTGKRIKEDEPPNIGRSKIFFEGKGILKKQGIKEPHLSQCFFGEHQLSKEPDKIIAIVESEKTAILMTVIMPKYLWLATGGKNGCKWKNINVIKPLNRRKIILYPDLGCYTDWSTKADQLRKMGFNILVSDLLEKRATQSDMSGGFDLADYFIKRDRAFGWALSENNYPLFWDK; from the coding sequence ATGTATTCAACCCAACATAGATTTTCATTAGACCCAAGTTCCAAAAAATTCCTTTGTCCATCTTGTGAGAAAAAACGCTTTGTGAGGTATAGAGACAATGAGGAAAAAGACTATTTACCAGATTATGTAGGAAGATGTGACAGAGAACAAAGTTGTGGCTATCATTATACACCCAAACAGCTTTTAAATGATAATCCTGATTTCTTAAAAGGCATTGTGGAGGATTGGAGAAAACCCAACATTCCCAAGCCCAGAATATTGCCAAAACCCAAACCTCCAATCATCAACTATATTCCTCCTCCACTGATGCAAGGAACATTCAAACGATATGAGGAAAACCATTTTGTCCGATACTTGGAAAGTTTGTTTGAGAAACAAGTTACTCAACAATTGATAGAACGCTTCAATATTGGAACTGCAAGACGGTGGAGAGGTGCAACGGTATTTTGGCAAGTGGATATAAACGGCAATGTTCGACAAGCAAAGACAATGCTCTACAATCCAGATACAGGCAAAAGGATAAAGGAAGATGAACCTCCAAATATAGGACGTAGCAAGATATTTTTTGAAGGAAAAGGAATTTTGAAAAAGCAGGGTATAAAAGAACCCCATCTATCACAGTGTTTTTTTGGAGAGCATCAATTGAGCAAAGAACCTGATAAAATCATTGCCATTGTCGAAAGTGAGAAAACCGCTATCCTAATGACTGTAATCATGCCAAAATACCTATGGTTGGCAACAGGTGGTAAAAATGGTTGTAAATGGAAGAATATAAACGTTATAAAGCCACTAAATAGACGTAAGATTATCTTATATCCAGATTTGGGCTGTTATACTGATTGGAGTACAAAAGCCGACCAATTGCGTAAAATGGGCTTTAATATCCTTGTGTCGGATTTATTAGAAAAACGTGCTACCCAATCAGATATGAGTGGAGGTTTCGACCTTGCAGACTATTTTATCAAGCGAGATAGGGCTTTTGGTTGGGCCTTATCAGAAAATAACTACCCTTTGTTTTGGGATAAATAA